A genomic window from Streptomyces sp. NBC_00234 includes:
- a CDS encoding Na+/H+ antiporter, which translates to MDQMALLLLLLLGAVVTVPLGERLGLPAPVLMTLAGLGLAFVSFVPDVDIPPEIILPALLPPLIYASVQRTSWRQFAANKRPIFLLAVALVFVTTAAVAAVADAIVPALPIAAAVALGALVAPPDPVAATAVAGSVGLPRRLVSILEGEGLFNDVTAIVLYHVAIAAALSGSFSLPEAFGLLVLSAVVAVAVGLALGWLTIKLMGVLGDATLQIGLSLLVPFVSYVLAEELEGSGVLAVLTTALYLAERTADADDVLGRLAGRSFWEIVDTLVTGVAFGLIGLEVRSVFGSMEGRGAQMFGWGLTIVAVVVGVRLLWLLPASWLAGRMHGRRDSDEEIPTGWRETVIMWWSGMRGVASVALALAIPLETDDGKPFPGRDEMIFIAFAVIVATLVFQGLTLPWLVRKLGVRADTDAVEAMERDLAIRAAKAAKGRLREIQDVEDFPEDVLERLQRAAFDIGARISPELVDDERRAAYAKRTERLAEVRRVQREMMSAARHEVLSARSEPGADPEVVDRVLRFLDVRSLH; encoded by the coding sequence GTGGACCAGATGGCACTGCTGCTCCTGCTCCTGCTCGGAGCCGTGGTCACGGTGCCGCTGGGGGAGCGGCTGGGGCTTCCCGCGCCGGTCCTGATGACGCTCGCCGGGCTCGGGCTGGCCTTCGTCAGCTTCGTACCGGATGTCGACATCCCGCCGGAGATCATCCTTCCCGCGCTGCTGCCGCCGTTGATCTACGCCTCCGTCCAGCGGACCTCCTGGCGGCAGTTCGCGGCCAACAAGCGGCCGATCTTCCTGCTGGCGGTGGCGCTGGTCTTCGTCACGACGGCCGCCGTCGCCGCCGTGGCCGACGCGATCGTGCCCGCGCTGCCCATCGCCGCGGCCGTGGCTCTCGGCGCTCTCGTGGCCCCGCCCGACCCGGTCGCCGCGACGGCCGTCGCGGGGTCGGTCGGGCTGCCGCGCCGGCTCGTCTCGATCCTGGAGGGCGAGGGGCTGTTCAACGACGTGACCGCGATCGTGCTCTACCACGTGGCCATCGCGGCGGCCCTCAGCGGATCCTTCTCCCTGCCGGAAGCCTTCGGACTGCTGGTCCTGTCCGCGGTCGTCGCCGTGGCGGTCGGGCTGGCACTCGGCTGGCTCACCATCAAGCTGATGGGCGTGCTGGGGGACGCCACCCTGCAGATCGGCCTCTCGCTGCTGGTGCCGTTCGTGAGCTACGTACTGGCGGAGGAGCTCGAAGGGTCGGGCGTGCTCGCGGTTCTCACCACCGCGCTCTACCTCGCCGAGCGCACGGCGGACGCCGACGACGTCCTGGGACGGCTGGCCGGCCGGTCGTTCTGGGAGATCGTCGACACCCTGGTCACGGGCGTCGCGTTCGGCCTCATCGGCCTCGAAGTGCGCAGCGTCTTCGGGTCGATGGAGGGGCGCGGAGCGCAGATGTTCGGGTGGGGGCTGACGATCGTCGCCGTCGTCGTGGGCGTCCGGCTCCTGTGGCTGCTGCCCGCGTCCTGGCTGGCCGGGCGGATGCACGGCCGCCGCGACTCCGACGAGGAGATCCCGACCGGCTGGCGGGAGACCGTCATCATGTGGTGGTCCGGGATGCGGGGCGTGGCCTCGGTCGCGCTGGCCCTCGCGATCCCACTGGAGACCGACGACGGGAAGCCGTTCCCCGGCCGGGACGAGATGATCTTCATCGCCTTCGCCGTCATCGTCGCCACCCTGGTCTTCCAGGGGCTCACGCTCCCCTGGCTGGTGCGGAAGCTCGGCGTCCGCGCCGACACGGACGCCGTGGAGGCCATGGAACGGGACCTGGCGATCCGCGCCGCCAAGGCGGCGAAGGGCCGCCTCAGGGAGATCCAGGACGTCGAGGACTTCCCGGAGGACGTCCTGGAGCGCCTCCAGCGGGCCGCGTTCGACATCGGGGCGCGGATCAGCCCCGAACTGGTCGACGACGAGCGCCGGGCGGCGTACGCGAAACGGACCGAGCGGCTCGCGGAGGTACGCCGCGTACAGCGGGAGATGATGTCGGCCGCCCGTCACGAGGTGCTCTCCGCACGCAGTGAGCCGGGCGCGGACCCCGAGGTGGTGGACCGGGTCCTGCGGTTCCTGGACGTCCGGAGCCTGCACTGA
- the lspA gene encoding signal peptidase II — MAEAERIIDTPDIPDAEGADGSDAQQPAEGTAAPGDTPEGEGTAAEAGAGGGKGRRKILVLFGVAVFAYLLDLISKMIVVAKLEHQEPIEIFGDWLKFDAIRNAGAAFGFGEAFTIIFTFIAAAVIVVIARLARKLYSLPWAIALGLLLGGALGNLTDRIFRAPGVFEGAVVDFIAPAHFAVFNLADSAIVCGGILIVILSFKGLDPDGTVHKD; from the coding sequence GTGGCAGAGGCGGAGCGCATCATCGATACGCCGGATATCCCTGATGCTGAGGGGGCTGACGGGTCCGACGCCCAGCAGCCCGCCGAGGGCACGGCAGCCCCGGGCGATACGCCGGAGGGCGAGGGCACGGCCGCCGAGGCCGGCGCGGGCGGCGGCAAGGGCAGGCGGAAGATCCTCGTGCTCTTCGGCGTGGCCGTCTTCGCCTATCTGCTGGACCTGATCAGCAAGATGATCGTGGTCGCGAAGCTGGAGCACCAGGAGCCGATCGAGATCTTCGGCGACTGGCTGAAGTTCGACGCCATCCGGAACGCGGGGGCCGCGTTCGGCTTCGGCGAGGCGTTCACGATCATCTTCACCTTCATCGCCGCGGCGGTGATCGTGGTGATCGCCCGGCTGGCCCGCAAGCTCTACAGCCTGCCGTGGGCCATCGCCCTCGGACTGCTGCTCGGCGGTGCGCTCGGCAACCTCACCGACCGGATCTTCCGCGCCCCGGGAGTCTTCGAGGGTGCGGTGGTCGACTTCATCGCCCCCGCGCACTTCGCCGTCTTCAACCTCGCCGACTCCGCGATCGTCTGCGGCGGCATCCTGATCGTGATCCTTTCCTTCAAGGGCCTGGACCCCGACGGCACCGTGCACAAGGACTAG
- a CDS encoding mechanosensitive ion channel family protein has translation MENVLRPLIVVGGALVITLLVGWLVDLALRRADSRHQETPLWGLLRRCRLPLQLVIGTALLGATYTHTRLDLVERHRSGIGQTLTLVLIGASAWLVVRVAATIVEASYARYAAATRDPARVRRVRTQVTLIQRVVIAVVATVAIAAMLLTFPAMRTVGTSMLASAGVLGIVAGVAAQSTLGNLFAGLQIAFGDMVRIGDTVVVDGEWGTVEEITLTFLAVRTWDERRITMPVSYFTSKPFENWSRGGVQMTGTVFFHLDHSAPVAAMREHLRAVLGECAAWDGRDWSLAVTDTTPSTIQVRAVVTAKDADDIWTVRCAVREQLITWLRDHHPYALPRIATSPAVLPPGEQWPTPAPLDGWDAAAAETVGGSKAPRTGRG, from the coding sequence ATGGAGAACGTACTGCGCCCGCTGATAGTCGTCGGCGGTGCGCTGGTGATCACCCTGCTGGTCGGCTGGCTGGTCGATCTGGCGCTCCGGCGCGCCGACAGCAGGCACCAGGAGACCCCTCTGTGGGGGTTGCTGCGCCGCTGCCGGCTCCCGCTGCAGCTGGTGATCGGTACGGCCCTGCTGGGCGCCACCTACACCCACACCCGGCTCGACCTGGTGGAGCGGCACCGGTCGGGAATCGGCCAGACCCTCACCCTGGTACTGATCGGGGCATCGGCCTGGCTGGTGGTACGGGTCGCGGCGACGATCGTCGAGGCGTCGTACGCCCGTTACGCGGCGGCCACCCGTGATCCGGCCAGGGTCCGGCGAGTCCGTACGCAGGTGACGCTGATCCAGCGGGTGGTCATCGCCGTCGTGGCCACCGTCGCGATCGCGGCGATGCTGCTGACGTTCCCGGCGATGCGGACGGTCGGCACGTCGATGCTCGCCTCCGCCGGTGTGCTGGGCATCGTCGCCGGCGTCGCCGCCCAGTCGACCCTGGGCAACCTCTTCGCCGGTCTGCAGATCGCCTTCGGCGACATGGTGCGGATCGGTGACACGGTGGTGGTCGACGGCGAGTGGGGCACCGTCGAGGAGATCACCCTGACCTTCCTCGCGGTACGGACCTGGGACGAGCGGCGGATCACGATGCCGGTCTCGTACTTCACCAGCAAGCCCTTCGAGAACTGGTCGCGCGGCGGGGTGCAGATGACCGGCACCGTCTTCTTCCACCTCGACCACTCGGCGCCCGTCGCCGCCATGCGCGAGCACCTGCGGGCCGTTCTCGGCGAGTGCGCCGCCTGGGACGGCCGCGACTGGTCGCTGGCCGTCACGGACACCACCCCGTCGACGATCCAGGTACGCGCGGTGGTCACCGCGAAGGACGCGGACGACATCTGGACGGTGCGCTGCGCCGTCCGGGAACAGCTCATCACCTGGCTGCGCGACCACCATCCGTACGCACTGCCGCGGATCGCGACCTCGCCCGCGGTGCTGCCCCCGGGCGAGCAGTGGCCGACGCCGGCCCCGCTGGACGGCTGGGACGCCGCCGCGGCGGAGACGGTGGGCGGCAGCAAGGCCCCGCGTACCGGCCGGGGCTGA
- a CDS encoding DivIVA domain-containing protein: MPLTPEDVRNKQFTTVRLREGYDEDEVDAFLDEVESELTRLLRENEDLRAKLAAATRAAAQNQQQQGMRKPEPQDRPGAPVPAAISGPPVQQQPPQMGPPQLPGGAPQLPAGPSGHGPQGGHGPGPQGPHGPGPMQGGPMGPMGGHNPQQQQMQQMQMQQPPQMQQQGPGGDSAARVLSLAQQTADQAIAEARSEANKIVGEARSRAEGLERDARAKADALERDAQEKHRVAMGSLESARATLERKVEDLRGFEREYRTRLKSYLESQLRQLETQADDSLAPPRTPAAASLPPSPSLAPAGAGAMGHGMGGNHGGHTGQQMGGNPSMGGGPSYGGQQQMSPAMTQPMAPVRPQAPQPMQQAPSPMRGFLIDEDDN; the protein is encoded by the coding sequence ATGCCGCTGACCCCCGAGGACGTGCGGAACAAGCAGTTCACGACCGTCCGCCTCCGAGAAGGCTATGACGAGGACGAGGTCGATGCCTTCCTCGACGAGGTCGAATCCGAGCTGACGCGCCTGCTCCGCGAGAACGAGGACCTGCGCGCCAAGCTGGCCGCTGCCACGCGCGCTGCCGCGCAGAACCAGCAGCAGCAGGGCATGCGCAAGCCGGAGCCGCAGGATCGTCCCGGCGCGCCCGTTCCCGCCGCCATATCCGGTCCGCCGGTGCAGCAGCAGCCCCCGCAGATGGGCCCGCCCCAGCTGCCCGGTGGCGCTCCTCAGCTGCCCGCCGGTCCCAGCGGCCATGGCCCCCAGGGTGGCCACGGTCCCGGTCCGCAGGGCCCGCACGGCCCCGGCCCGATGCAGGGTGGCCCCATGGGTCCCATGGGTGGCCACAACCCGCAGCAGCAGCAGATGCAGCAGATGCAGATGCAGCAGCCGCCGCAGATGCAGCAGCAGGGCCCCGGTGGCGACAGTGCCGCCCGTGTCCTCTCGCTCGCGCAGCAGACCGCCGACCAGGCGATCGCGGAGGCCCGTTCCGAGGCCAACAAGATCGTCGGCGAGGCGCGCAGCCGTGCCGAGGGTCTGGAGCGCGACGCGCGAGCCAAGGCTGACGCCCTGGAGCGGGACGCGCAGGAGAAGCACCGCGTGGCGATGGGTTCGCTGGAGTCGGCCCGCGCGACGCTGGAGCGCAAGGTCGAGGACCTGCGTGGCTTCGAGCGCGAGTACCGCACCCGCCTGAAGTCCTACCTGGAGAGCCAGCTGCGTCAGCTGGAGACCCAGGCGGACGACTCGCTGGCTCCGCCGCGGACGCCGGCGGCCGCTTCCCTGCCGCCGTCGCCTTCGCTGGCTCCGGCCGGTGCGGGTGCGATGGGTCACGGCATGGGCGGCAACCACGGCGGTCACACCGGCCAGCAGATGGGCGGCAACCCGTCCATGGGCGGTGGGCCCTCGTACGGTGGCCAGCAGCAGATGTCGCCCGCGATGACGCAGCCGATGGCACCGGTACGGCCGCAGGCGCCGCAGCCGATGCAGCAGGCTCCGTCGCCGATGCGCGGGTTCCTGATCGACGAGGACGACAACTGA
- a CDS encoding GNAT family N-acetyltransferase, protein MTGSPAPCSTRRALDEADLAACFQVRKDVFVGEQQVPEEIEYDALDATAVHVLAVAADGSALGTGRLLHGASAGDRTGGDLTVGSLGRLAVTRSARGLGVGAALVRAIEDEARALGLAAVDLHAQTHALGFYERLGYVAYGPEFPDAGIAHRSMRRAL, encoded by the coding sequence ATGACCGGCTCGCCCGCCCCCTGCAGCACGCGCAGGGCTCTCGACGAGGCCGACCTCGCGGCCTGCTTCCAGGTCCGCAAGGACGTCTTCGTGGGTGAGCAGCAGGTGCCCGAGGAGATCGAGTACGACGCCCTCGACGCCACCGCGGTCCATGTCCTCGCGGTCGCGGCGGACGGCTCCGCACTCGGTACGGGACGGCTCCTGCACGGCGCCTCCGCCGGCGACAGGACCGGTGGCGACCTCACCGTCGGCTCGCTCGGCCGGCTCGCGGTGACCCGGTCCGCCCGTGGCCTCGGCGTCGGGGCGGCCCTGGTCCGCGCCATCGAGGACGAGGCACGCGCACTCGGCCTGGCCGCGGTCGACCTGCACGCCCAGACCCACGCGCTCGGTTTCTACGAGCGGCTCGGGTACGTGGCGTACGGCCCCGAATTCCCCGACGCGGGGATCGCGCACCGGTCGATGCGCCGCGCACTCTGA
- a CDS encoding YggT family protein, producing MGVALDVVYIALMCFLIVLIFRLVMDYVFQFARSWQPGKAMVVVLEATYTVTDPPLKLLRRVIPPLRLGGVALDLSFFVLMIIVYILISIVIRL from the coding sequence ATGGGCGTCGCACTGGATGTGGTCTATATCGCGCTGATGTGTTTCCTCATCGTGCTGATCTTCCGGCTGGTCATGGACTACGTGTTCCAGTTCGCACGTTCATGGCAGCCGGGCAAGGCGATGGTGGTCGTTCTTGAGGCCACCTACACAGTCACCGATCCACCGCTCAAGCTTCTGCGGCGGGTCATCCCGCCGCTGCGTCTCGGGGGCGTGGCACTCGACCTGTCCTTCTTCGTTCTGATGATCATCGTCTACATCCTGATCAGCATCGTGATCAGGCTGTGA
- a CDS encoding dienelactone hydrolase family protein, with the protein MNIMLFHSTYGLRPAVHAAADRLRSAGHEVRVPDLFEGHTFESVEEGLAFKEQVGKDELLRRAVLAAAPYSDQGLVYAGFSFGASTAQTLALGDAKARGLLLFHGTSDIAENASVDELPVQLHVADPDPFESHDWLTSWYLQMQRTGADVEVYRYPGAGHLFTDPELPDYDEAAAEQTWKVALGFLATL; encoded by the coding sequence ATGAACATCATGCTCTTCCACTCGACGTACGGGCTGAGGCCCGCGGTGCACGCGGCTGCGGACCGGCTGCGGTCCGCCGGGCACGAGGTCCGTGTGCCCGATCTCTTCGAGGGGCACACCTTCGAATCGGTGGAGGAGGGCCTGGCCTTCAAGGAGCAGGTGGGCAAGGACGAGCTGCTGCGGCGCGCCGTGCTGGCCGCCGCGCCCTACTCCGACCAGGGCCTCGTGTACGCGGGCTTCTCCTTCGGCGCGTCCACCGCGCAGACCCTCGCGCTCGGCGACGCGAAGGCGCGCGGGCTGCTGCTGTTCCACGGCACCTCGGACATCGCGGAGAACGCCTCGGTGGACGAGCTGCCGGTACAGCTGCATGTCGCCGATCCCGATCCGTTCGAGTCGCACGACTGGCTGACGTCCTGGTATCTCCAGATGCAGCGGACGGGCGCCGATGTCGAGGTCTACCGCTACCCGGGGGCGGGCCATCTGTTCACCGACCCGGAGCTGCCCGACTACGACGAGGCGGCGGCCGAGCAGACCTGGAAGGTCGCGCTCGGCTTCCTGGCCACGCTCTAG
- a CDS encoding TraR/DksA family transcriptional regulator: protein MVAKKTAVSRTASERSTVAAAAETTGRTAGETEPEPGGEAPAAKKATKKAAKKAVKKAAKKAVKKTAAKKSAAGKSPAKTAAATEAAEAAEQTGAHRVVAKKSASRTTAAAGKGATAVPQARVAAATAPGELAVRPGEDPWTPEEVAEARAELSSEVMRLRSELEASGAALAGLMRDSGDGAGDDDADTGTKNITREHELSLAANAQEMLEQSERALARLDAGTYGLCEVCGKPIGKARMQAFPRATLCVEDKQKQERRG, encoded by the coding sequence ATGGTGGCGAAGAAGACCGCCGTATCGAGAACGGCGTCCGAGAGATCCACGGTGGCGGCAGCCGCGGAGACGACCGGGCGGACGGCCGGAGAGACGGAGCCGGAACCGGGCGGTGAGGCACCGGCCGCGAAGAAGGCGACGAAGAAGGCCGCGAAGAAGGCCGTGAAGAAGGCGGCGAAGAAGGCAGTGAAGAAGACCGCGGCGAAGAAGTCCGCCGCAGGCAAGTCACCCGCCAAAACGGCGGCGGCGACGGAGGCGGCCGAGGCCGCCGAGCAGACGGGAGCCCACAGGGTGGTAGCCAAGAAGAGCGCGAGCCGGACCACGGCAGCTGCCGGGAAGGGCGCGACAGCGGTGCCCCAGGCCCGTGTGGCGGCTGCGACGGCTCCCGGGGAGCTTGCGGTACGGCCGGGGGAGGACCCCTGGACGCCCGAGGAGGTGGCCGAGGCGCGGGCCGAGCTGTCCAGCGAGGTCATGCGGCTGCGCAGCGAGCTGGAGGCATCCGGTGCCGCGCTCGCCGGGCTGATGCGGGACTCCGGTGACGGGGCGGGTGACGACGACGCCGACACGGGCACCAAGAACATCACCCGCGAGCACGAGCTCTCCCTCGCCGCCAACGCCCAGGAGATGCTGGAGCAGAGCGAGCGCGCCCTCGCCCGGCTCGACGCGGGGACCTACGGGCTGTGCGAGGTCTGCGGGAAACCGATCGGCAAGGCGCGGATGCAGGCGTTCCCCCGGGCCACGCTGTGCGTGGAGGACAAACAGAAGCAGGAGCGGCGCGGCTGA
- a CDS encoding RluA family pseudouridine synthase, with protein sequence MSTHPEVRTLPVPDGLEGERVDAAISRMFGFSRTKAAELAAAGKVLVDGSVAGKSERVHGGAWLEVELPQAAAPVQIVAEPVEGMEIVHDDDDIVVIMKPVGVAAHPSPGWTGTTVIGGLAAAGYRISTSGAAERQGIVHRLDVGTSGLMVVAKSERAYTLLKAQFRDRVVDKKYHALVQGHPDPMSGTIDAPIGRHPNHDYKWAVTAEGKPSVTHYDLIEAYRAASLLDIKLETGRTHQIRVHMSAHRHPCVGDLTYGADPTMAKRLGLTRQWLHAVRLGFEHPSDGSWVEFASTYPDDLQQALDKIAAESE encoded by the coding sequence GTGAGTACGCATCCCGAGGTCCGCACCCTGCCCGTACCCGATGGCCTGGAAGGCGAGCGTGTCGACGCCGCCATTTCCCGGATGTTCGGTTTCTCCCGCACGAAGGCCGCAGAGCTGGCAGCCGCCGGGAAGGTACTGGTGGACGGTTCGGTCGCCGGGAAGTCGGAGCGGGTGCACGGCGGTGCCTGGCTGGAAGTGGAGCTGCCGCAGGCAGCCGCTCCGGTCCAGATCGTCGCCGAGCCCGTCGAGGGCATGGAGATCGTCCATGACGACGACGACATCGTCGTCATCATGAAGCCGGTCGGCGTGGCCGCCCACCCGAGCCCCGGCTGGACCGGCACCACGGTCATCGGCGGGCTCGCCGCGGCCGGCTACCGGATCTCGACCTCGGGTGCCGCCGAGCGCCAGGGCATCGTGCACCGCCTGGACGTCGGTACCTCCGGCCTCATGGTCGTCGCCAAGTCGGAGCGGGCGTACACCCTGCTCAAGGCGCAGTTCCGCGACCGCGTCGTCGACAAGAAGTACCACGCGCTCGTCCAGGGCCACCCGGACCCGATGAGCGGCACGATCGACGCTCCCATCGGCCGCCACCCCAACCACGACTACAAGTGGGCGGTCACGGCCGAGGGCAAGCCCTCCGTCACGCACTACGACCTCATCGAGGCGTACCGCGCCGCGAGTCTCCTCGACATCAAGCTGGAGACGGGTCGCACGCACCAGATCCGGGTGCACATGTCCGCGCACCGCCACCCCTGTGTCGGGGACCTCACCTACGGTGCCGACCCGACGATGGCCAAGCGTCTCGGGCTGACCCGGCAGTGGCTGCACGCCGTGCGCCTCGGTTTCGAGCACCCCTCCGACGGCAGCTGGGTGGAGTTCGCCAGCACCTACCCGGACGACCTCCAGCAGGCCCTCGACAAGATCGCGGCAGAGAGCGAATGA
- the ileS gene encoding isoleucine--tRNA ligase, protein MTSPQYRQVPAQVDLPALEHAVLDFWRDNKVFAKTLEQSEGRPEWVFYEGPPTANGMPGAHHIEARVFKDVFPRFRTMQGYHVGRKAGWDCHGLPVELAVEKELGFNGKKDIEAFGIAEFNAKCRESVTRHTDAFAELTTRMGYWVDLDDAYRTMDPQYVDSVWWSLKEIFKKDLLVQDHRVAPWCPRCGTGLSDHELAQGYETVVDPSVFVRFPLTSGPLAGDAALLVWTTTPWTLVSNTAVAAHPDVTYVVASNGEEKLVVAEPLLEKALGEGWEPTGQSFTGREMERWTYERPFALVDFPAPAHYVVNAEYVTTEDGTGLVHQSPAFGADDLVVCRSYGLPVVNPVRPDGTFEEDLPLVGGVFFKKADEALTADLDARGKLFRHVPYEHSYPHCWRCHTALLYYAQPSWYIRTTAVKDRLLQENEKTNWFPDSVKTGRFGDWLNNNVDWALSRNRYWGTPLPIWRCEDNHLTCVGSRAELTELTGADQSDLDPHRPFIDEITFTCTHENCQLEAYRVPEVIDAWYDSGSMPFAQWGYPYQNKELFESRYPAQFISEAIDQTRGWFYTLMAVGTLVFDKSSYENVVCLGHILAEDGRKMSKHLGNILQPIPLMDQHGADAVRWFMAAGGSPWAARRVGHGTIQEVVRKTLLTYWNTVAFQALYARTSDWAPSEADPAPADRTVLDRWLLSELHALVDQMTQALESYDTQRAGKLLSAFVDDLSNWYVRRSRRRFWQGDKAALRTLHEVIETVTRLMAPLTPFITERVWQDLVVPVAPDAPESVHLSSWPKADLSSVDPDLSTQMALVRRLVELGRATRAESGVKTRQPLSRALVAASGFEALSPELHAQITEELNVTSLASLSEVGGSLVDTTAKANFRALGKRFGKGVQAVAKAVADTDAAALSLALREGNASVEVDGETVTLSPDEVIITETPREGWSVASDSGATVALDLEITPELRRAGLARDAIRLIQEARKNSGLDVADRIAVRWTSTSPATVEALTEHTPLIADEVLALDYAEGEADATYGAPFEDEGLSLTFRLRKQQ, encoded by the coding sequence ATGACATCGCCGCAGTACCGCCAGGTACCCGCCCAGGTCGACCTGCCCGCGCTGGAGCACGCAGTGCTCGACTTCTGGCGCGACAACAAGGTGTTCGCCAAGACCCTCGAACAGTCCGAGGGCCGCCCGGAGTGGGTCTTCTACGAGGGCCCGCCGACCGCCAACGGCATGCCGGGGGCGCACCACATCGAGGCCCGCGTCTTCAAGGACGTCTTCCCGCGCTTCCGCACCATGCAGGGCTACCACGTCGGCCGCAAGGCCGGCTGGGACTGCCACGGCCTGCCGGTCGAGCTCGCGGTCGAGAAGGAACTGGGCTTCAACGGCAAGAAGGACATCGAGGCGTTCGGCATCGCCGAGTTCAACGCCAAGTGCCGCGAGTCGGTCACCCGCCACACAGACGCCTTCGCCGAGCTCACGACCCGCATGGGGTACTGGGTCGACCTCGACGACGCGTACCGCACGATGGACCCGCAGTACGTGGACTCCGTGTGGTGGTCGCTCAAGGAGATCTTCAAGAAGGACCTCCTGGTGCAGGACCACCGGGTCGCCCCCTGGTGCCCCCGCTGCGGCACCGGCCTCTCCGACCACGAGCTGGCCCAGGGGTACGAGACGGTCGTCGACCCCTCCGTCTTCGTCCGCTTCCCGTTGACGAGCGGCCCGCTGGCCGGCGACGCCGCCCTGCTGGTCTGGACGACCACCCCGTGGACGCTGGTCTCCAACACCGCCGTCGCCGCGCACCCCGACGTCACCTACGTGGTCGCGTCGAACGGCGAGGAGAAGCTCGTCGTCGCCGAGCCGCTGCTGGAGAAGGCGCTCGGCGAGGGCTGGGAGCCCACCGGCCAGTCCTTCACCGGCCGCGAGATGGAGCGCTGGACCTACGAGCGCCCGTTCGCGCTGGTCGACTTCCCCGCCCCCGCGCACTACGTCGTCAACGCGGAGTACGTCACGACCGAGGACGGTACGGGTCTGGTCCACCAGTCCCCCGCCTTCGGCGCCGACGACCTCGTCGTCTGCCGGTCCTACGGCCTCCCGGTCGTGAACCCGGTCCGCCCCGACGGCACCTTCGAGGAGGACCTGCCGCTGGTCGGCGGCGTCTTCTTCAAGAAGGCCGACGAGGCGCTCACCGCGGACCTGGATGCCCGCGGCAAGCTCTTCCGCCACGTCCCGTACGAGCACAGCTATCCGCACTGCTGGCGCTGCCACACCGCGCTGCTCTACTACGCACAGCCGTCCTGGTACATCCGCACGACGGCCGTCAAGGACCGGCTTCTCCAGGAGAACGAGAAGACCAACTGGTTCCCGGACTCGGTCAAGACCGGCCGCTTCGGCGACTGGCTGAACAACAACGTCGACTGGGCGCTGTCCCGCAACCGCTACTGGGGCACCCCGCTGCCCATCTGGCGCTGCGAGGACAACCACCTCACCTGCGTCGGCTCGCGTGCCGAACTCACCGAACTCACCGGCGCCGACCAGTCCGACCTGGACCCGCACCGCCCGTTCATCGACGAGATCACGTTCACCTGCACGCACGAGAACTGCCAACTGGAGGCGTACCGCGTCCCGGAGGTCATCGACGCCTGGTACGACTCGGGTTCGATGCCGTTCGCGCAGTGGGGCTACCCGTACCAGAACAAGGAACTCTTCGAGAGCCGCTACCCGGCGCAGTTCATCTCGGAGGCCATCGACCAGACGCGCGGCTGGTTCTACACGCTGATGGCGGTCGGCACCCTCGTCTTCGACAAGTCCTCGTACGAGAACGTGGTCTGCCTGGGCCACATCCTCGCCGAGGACGGCCGCAAGATGTCCAAGCACCTGGGGAACATCCTCCAGCCGATCCCGCTGATGGACCAGCACGGCGCCGACGCGGTGCGGTGGTTCATGGCGGCGGGCGGTTCGCCGTGGGCCGCGCGACGGGTCGGCCACGGCACGATCCAGGAGGTCGTCCGCAAGACGCTCCTCACCTACTGGAACACGGTCGCCTTCCAGGCCCTGTACGCCCGCACGTCCGACTGGGCCCCGTCGGAGGCCGACCCGGCGCCAGCGGACCGCACGGTGCTGGACCGCTGGCTGCTCAGTGAACTCCACGCCCTGGTCGACCAGATGACGCAGGCTCTGGAGAGCTACGACACCCAGCGCGCCGGCAAGCTGCTCTCCGCGTTCGTCGACGACCTGTCCAACTGGTACGTGCGCCGCTCGCGCCGCCGCTTCTGGCAGGGCGACAAGGCCGCGCTGCGCACCCTGCACGAGGTCATCGAGACGGTGACCCGGCTGATGGCCCCGCTGACCCCGTTCATCACCGAGCGGGTCTGGCAGGACTTGGTCGTCCCGGTGGCCCCGGACGCCCCCGAGTCGGTCCACCTGTCCTCGTGGCCGAAGGCGGACCTGTCGTCGGTCGACCCGGACCTCTCCACGCAGATGGCGCTGGTGCGGCGCCTGGTCGAGCTCGGCCGCGCGACCCGCGCCGAGTCGGGCGTCAAGACCCGCCAGCCGCTGTCCAGGGCTCTGGTCGCCGCCTCGGGCTTCGAGGCGCTCTCCCCGGAGCTGCACGCCCAGATCACGGAGGAGCTGAACGTCACATCCCTGGCCTCGCTCTCGGAGGTCGGTGGCTCGCTGGTCGACACCACGGCGAAGGCGAACTTCCGCGCGCTCGGCAAGCGGTTCGGCAAGGGCGTCCAGGCGGTCGCCAAGGCCGTCGCGGACACGGACGCCGCGGCGCTCTCGCTGGCCCTGCGCGAGGGCAACGCCTCGGTCGAGGTGGACGGCGAGACGGTGACGCTCTCCCCGGACGAGGTCATCATCACGGAGACCCCCCGGGAGGGCTGGTCCGTCGCCTCCGACTCCGGCGCGACGGTCGCCCTCGACCTGGAGATCACTCCCGAACTCCGCCGCGCCGGTCTGGCCCGTGACGCGATCCGCCTGATCCAGGAGGCCCGCAAGAACAGCGGCCTGGACGTGGCGGACCGGATCGCGGTCCGCTGGACGTCCACGTCCCCTGCCACCGTCGAGGCGCTGACCGAGCACACGCCGCTGATCGCGGACGAGGTGCTGGCCCTGGACTACGCCGAGGGCGAGGCCGACGCCACGTACGGCGCCCCGTTCGAGGACGAGGGCCTGTCCCTCACGTTCCGCCTCCGCAAGCAGCAGTAA